From the Micromonospora echinospora genome, the window GGACCTTCACCTGTCCCTCGACTCCGGTCTCGGCCAACACCAACCGGCCCTTGGCGGTGACCTTCACCCCCAGTTCGATGGCCACCCGATCGGGCGGGTGCGCCTGATTCCACGCCTGTCGGGCGACCCCGGCGGCGATCGTGCGGAACTGGGCGAAGGAGTCCTCGAACGATTCGGTGAGGCGACCCACCACGTCGCCTGCTCGACCTGCCGAAACGATTCCCTCCACCTGTTCGGTCACCTCGGCGAGCACGACCGAACCGTCCGACAGGGGCACCTCGACATAGAACGGCATCTGATCAATTCCCTCCGACGGGCATCCGATGTCCAAATCCAACACGGTATGA encodes:
- a CDS encoding CU044_2847 family protein — its product is MTVAHTVLDLDIGCPSEGIDQMPFYVEVPLSDGSVVLAEVTEQVEGIVSAGRAGDVVGRLTESFEDSFAQFRTIAAGVARQAWNQAHPPDRVAIELGVKVTAKGRLVLAETGVEGQVKVLFEWQRRDATPSASTTDE